A single Xylanimonas cellulosilytica DSM 15894 DNA region contains:
- the nrdD gene encoding anaerobic ribonucleoside-triphosphate reductase, producing MVVVTQLDVERNVATPTLLVTAPTVIKRDGTRTTYDLRRVRDAIRPAWMRAWDDAVDESELAAVVAAVDGEIFRRFPTDVKVYEIQAIVEQTLIETGHGDVAEIYATYRLEKDLRRKQAFSVEHQVGRLTDSEVANENANKDSRVFHVQRDRMAGSVAKARGLAMLPPRVASAHIKGQIHFHDLDYSPYTPFNNCDLPNFADMLANGFTMGNAQVESPKSIETAASQLAQLIIAVSSSQYGGVTIETIDLLLAPYAEKSYQKHLATAAKWIRDESDRDAYARDLTIKEIYDSAQTLLFNVNTTASTQGQTPFVSIGLGLGTSWLEREIQKAVFAVQEKGLGAEGRTPVFPKLIFTLKRGVNLEPTDPNYDIKQLAVRCATKRMYPDVVLYDNIVKITGSYKTAMGCRSHLSAYVNPQTGEQETVGRMNLGVVTLNLPRIALESRGDTEEFWRLLDGRLEICHEALRFREARVRQAVPENAPILYKSGGFARLEDGDNDGLGRLFDNGRATLSLGYIGLYEVATVFFGRRWETNEQAKQFTIDVLAHMKSKCDAWNAADFSGTGGKVAGASISVYSTPSESLTDRFAKMDRERFGVVPDVTDKGSGRTYYVNSFHLDPRLGEADGWGPFRKLDFEAPYAPYTSGGFIHYTEWPNVRNNPKAVEAVWDYAYDHDIGYMGVNVPIDRCFRCGYEGDFVAANEGFTCPVCGNTGRIENGDDPDSVEVIRRVCGYLSEPVARGVARGRQHELADRVNHTAGSNDYVGDAR from the coding sequence GTGGTAGTAGTGACCCAGCTCGACGTCGAACGCAACGTAGCCACCCCGACCCTCCTGGTCACCGCCCCGACGGTCATCAAGCGGGACGGGACGCGCACGACGTACGACCTGCGGCGGGTGCGCGACGCCATCCGGCCGGCCTGGATGCGGGCGTGGGACGACGCCGTCGACGAGTCCGAGCTGGCCGCCGTCGTCGCAGCCGTGGACGGCGAGATCTTCCGCCGCTTCCCGACGGACGTGAAGGTCTACGAGATCCAGGCGATCGTCGAACAGACCCTCATCGAGACCGGGCACGGCGACGTCGCGGAGATCTACGCGACCTACCGCCTGGAGAAGGACCTGCGCCGCAAGCAGGCGTTCAGCGTCGAGCACCAGGTGGGGCGCCTCACCGACAGCGAGGTGGCGAACGAGAACGCCAACAAGGACTCGCGCGTCTTCCACGTGCAGCGCGACCGGATGGCCGGCTCCGTGGCGAAGGCCCGCGGCCTGGCGATGCTGCCGCCGCGCGTCGCGAGCGCGCACATCAAGGGGCAGATCCACTTCCACGACCTCGACTACTCGCCCTACACGCCGTTCAACAACTGCGACCTGCCGAACTTCGCGGACATGCTCGCGAACGGGTTCACGATGGGCAACGCCCAGGTCGAGTCACCGAAGAGCATCGAGACCGCAGCCTCACAGCTCGCGCAGCTCATCATCGCCGTGTCGTCGTCGCAGTACGGCGGCGTGACGATCGAGACCATCGATCTGCTCCTCGCGCCGTACGCCGAGAAGTCCTACCAGAAGCACCTGGCAACTGCTGCGAAGTGGATTCGTGACGAGAGCGATCGTGACGCGTACGCACGCGATCTCACCATCAAGGAAATTTACGACTCTGCGCAGACGCTGCTCTTCAACGTCAATACTACTGCGTCGACGCAGGGGCAGACTCCTTTCGTCTCGATCGGTCTGGGGCTCGGGACGTCGTGGCTGGAGCGCGAGATTCAGAAGGCGGTCTTCGCCGTCCAGGAGAAAGGGCTCGGTGCGGAAGGTCGCACCCCAGTCTTCCCGAAGCTCATCTTCACGCTCAAGCGCGGGGTCAACCTTGAGCCGACCGACCCGAACTACGACATCAAGCAGCTCGCCGTCAGGTGCGCGACGAAGCGCATGTACCCCGATGTCGTGCTGTACGACAACATCGTCAAGATCACGGGCTCGTACAAGACGGCGATGGGTTGTCGTTCGCACCTCTCCGCATACGTGAACCCCCAGACCGGAGAGCAGGAGACCGTCGGGCGCATGAACCTCGGCGTGGTCACGCTCAACCTGCCAAGGATCGCGCTGGAGTCACGGGGGGACACCGAGGAGTTCTGGCGACTGCTCGACGGGCGCCTCGAGATCTGTCACGAGGCGTTGCGTTTCCGCGAGGCTCGCGTGCGTCAGGCGGTGCCGGAGAATGCCCCGATCCTCTATAAGTCCGGCGGATTCGCGCGGCTGGAGGACGGTGACAACGACGGGCTCGGCCGACTGTTCGACAACGGTCGGGCCACGCTATCCCTGGGTTATATCGGCCTGTACGAGGTGGCGACGGTGTTCTTCGGCCGTCGTTGGGAGACCAACGAGCAGGCGAAGCAGTTCACGATCGACGTTCTCGCCCACATGAAGTCCAAGTGCGACGCATGGAACGCCGCGGACTTCAGCGGGACGGGAGGCAAGGTCGCGGGCGCCTCGATCTCGGTCTACTCGACGCCGTCGGAGTCGCTCACCGACCGTTTCGCGAAGATGGACCGGGAGAGGTTCGGCGTCGTGCCAGACGTCACTGACAAGGGTTCTGGCCGGACCTACTACGTCAACAGCTTCCATCTCGACCCGCGGCTCGGTGAGGCTGACGGCTGGGGACCGTTCCGCAAGCTTGACTTCGAGGCGCCGTACGCGCCCTACACGTCAGGCGGGTTCATCCACTACACGGAGTGGCCGAACGTCCGGAACAACCCCAAGGCCGTCGAGGCCGTGTGGGACTACGCCTACGACCACGACATCGGCTACATGGGCGTCAACGTGCCGATCGACCGATGCTTCCGGTGTGGCTACGAGGGCGACTTCGTCGCTGCGAACGAGGGCTTCACCTGCCCCGTGTGCGGTAACACGGGCCGAATCGAGAACGGGGACGATCCCGACTCTGTCGAGGTCATCCGTCGTGTGTGCGGGTACCTTTCTGAGCCCGTGGCGCGCGGCGTCGCGCGAGGTCGGCAGCACGAGCTCGCAGACCGGGTCAACCACACCGCTGGATCGAACGACTATGTCGGAGACGCCCGCTGA
- a CDS encoding L-lactate MFS transporter: protein MSILSVLDKSRAVAPRDFNRWLIPPAALAVHLAIGEVYAFSVFKTALVDRFDASLTQIGVVFSIAIGMLGLSAAFGGTWVEKAGPRKAMVLAALCWGTGFVIGSIGVATNQLWLLYLGYGGIGGIGLGIGYVSPVSTLIKWFPDRPGMATGLAIMGFGGGALIASPLTSLLLESLAPNPVDAIIPALLIIAAIDVVVMLAGAATIRTPHPDWKPNGWTPPAAPRSALICTGNVTARNAIRTPQFWLLWVVLFCNITAGIGILEQAAPMVQDFFPGTAAAVAAGFVGVLSLCNMGGRFGWSTFSDVVGRKRMYMVYLGFGAIAYLALSQVGTSSIGLFVLFAAIILSFYGGGFATIPAYLKDMFGGLQVSAIHGRLLTAWSAAGIAGPLIVNSIADHQKAAGREGAELYSMSLLVMAGLLCVGFVANLLVRPVAQRWHEPVPTTAMADVALAGAVAPTAPGGGAVATLSRTRVAAPTTPQGLVGRAGAGVLPRVLWVVVVGGLGYGLVMTVIKAIALFS, encoded by the coding sequence ATGAGCATCCTGTCGGTCCTGGACAAGAGCCGGGCGGTCGCGCCGCGTGACTTCAACCGTTGGCTGATCCCGCCGGCCGCCCTGGCGGTGCACCTGGCGATCGGTGAGGTCTACGCGTTCAGCGTCTTCAAGACCGCCCTGGTCGATCGATTCGACGCCAGCCTCACCCAGATCGGCGTCGTCTTCTCCATCGCGATCGGCATGCTCGGCCTGTCGGCGGCGTTCGGCGGAACGTGGGTCGAGAAGGCCGGACCACGCAAGGCGATGGTCCTGGCCGCACTCTGCTGGGGCACGGGCTTCGTGATCGGGTCCATCGGCGTGGCCACCAACCAGCTCTGGCTGCTCTACCTCGGGTACGGCGGCATCGGCGGCATCGGCCTCGGCATCGGGTACGTGTCGCCCGTCTCCACGCTCATCAAGTGGTTCCCCGACCGGCCCGGCATGGCGACCGGCCTGGCGATCATGGGCTTCGGCGGCGGCGCCCTCATCGCGTCCCCGCTGACGAGCCTGCTCCTGGAGTCCCTCGCGCCCAACCCCGTCGACGCGATCATCCCGGCCCTGCTCATCATCGCTGCGATCGACGTCGTCGTCATGCTCGCCGGGGCGGCCACGATCCGCACCCCGCACCCGGACTGGAAGCCGAACGGCTGGACCCCACCCGCCGCACCGCGGTCCGCGCTGATCTGCACCGGCAACGTCACCGCACGCAACGCGATCCGCACCCCGCAGTTCTGGCTGCTGTGGGTGGTGCTGTTCTGCAACATCACCGCGGGCATCGGCATCCTCGAGCAGGCCGCGCCGATGGTCCAGGACTTCTTCCCCGGCACCGCCGCGGCCGTCGCCGCCGGGTTCGTGGGCGTGCTGTCCCTGTGCAACATGGGCGGCCGTTTCGGCTGGTCGACGTTCTCCGACGTCGTCGGGCGCAAGCGGATGTACATGGTGTACCTGGGCTTCGGCGCGATCGCCTACCTGGCGCTGTCCCAGGTAGGCACGTCGTCCATCGGGCTGTTCGTGCTGTTCGCCGCGATCATCCTGAGCTTCTACGGCGGCGGCTTCGCCACCATCCCCGCCTACCTCAAGGACATGTTCGGCGGTCTGCAGGTCAGCGCCATCCACGGACGCCTGCTCACCGCATGGTCCGCGGCCGGCATCGCCGGCCCGCTGATCGTCAACTCCATCGCCGACCACCAGAAGGCCGCCGGCCGCGAGGGTGCCGAGCTGTACTCGATGTCGCTGCTCGTCATGGCGGGGCTGCTGTGCGTCGGCTTCGTCGCGAACCTGCTCGTGCGCCCGGTCGCCCAGCGCTGGCACGAACCGGTACCGACGACGGCGATGGCCGACGTGGCGCTCGCGGGTGCGGTGGCGCCCACGGCACCGGGTGGTGGCGCTGTCGCGACTCTCTCGCGGACCCGGGTCGCCGCGCCGACGACGCCGCAGGGTCTCGTGGGCCGGGCGGGCGCGGGCGTGCTGCCTCGCGTGCTGTGGGTCGTGGTCGTCGGAGGGCTCGGCTACGGCCTGGTCATGACCGTGATCAAGGCGATCGCGCTGTTCTCCTGA
- the gdhA gene encoding NADP-specific glutamate dehydrogenase, with amino-acid sequence MDSQLQSVYDAVLRRNPGEAEFHQAVREVFESLEPVLRRKPEYVEAAVLERICEPERQIVFRVPWVDDDGHVRINRGFRVEFNSALGPFKGGLRFHPSVYLGIVKFLGFEQIFKNSLTGMPIGGGKGGSDFDPRGKSDGEIMRFCQSFMTELYRHIGEYTDVPAGDIGVGGREIGYLFGQYKRITNRYESGVLTGKGLTWGGSLVRTEATGYGTVMFADRMLATKSQGLEGRRVTVSGSGNVAIFAIAKAQQLGADVIAFSDSSGYVVDEAGIDLDLLRQVKEIERGRVADYVDRRPGARLVKDGSIWDVPTDVALPCATQNELDETQAKRLVANGVVAIAEGANMPTTPQAVALLQDAGVLFAPGKAANAGGVATSALEMQQNASRDSWTFDHTEERLLQIMTGIHDQCLATADEYGTPGNYVAGANIAGFTKVADAMIALGVI; translated from the coding sequence ATGGATTCCCAGCTGCAGTCCGTCTACGACGCGGTCCTGCGACGCAACCCGGGTGAGGCCGAGTTCCACCAGGCAGTGCGTGAGGTCTTCGAGTCGCTCGAGCCCGTGCTGCGCCGCAAGCCGGAGTACGTCGAGGCCGCGGTGCTCGAGCGCATCTGCGAGCCGGAGCGCCAGATCGTCTTCCGTGTGCCGTGGGTCGACGACGACGGCCACGTGCGGATCAACCGCGGCTTCCGCGTCGAGTTCAACTCGGCCCTCGGCCCGTTCAAGGGCGGCCTGCGGTTCCACCCGTCGGTGTACCTGGGCATCGTGAAGTTCCTCGGCTTCGAGCAGATCTTCAAGAACTCCCTGACCGGCATGCCGATCGGTGGCGGCAAGGGCGGCTCCGACTTCGACCCGCGCGGCAAGTCCGACGGCGAGATCATGCGCTTCTGCCAGTCCTTCATGACCGAGCTGTACCGCCACATCGGCGAGTACACCGACGTGCCCGCGGGCGACATCGGCGTGGGCGGCCGTGAGATCGGCTACCTGTTCGGCCAGTACAAGCGCATCACCAACCGCTACGAGTCCGGCGTCCTGACCGGCAAGGGCCTCACCTGGGGCGGGTCGCTGGTGCGCACCGAGGCCACGGGCTACGGCACGGTCATGTTCGCGGACCGTATGCTCGCGACCAAGAGCCAGGGCCTCGAAGGCCGCCGCGTCACCGTGTCCGGCTCGGGCAACGTGGCGATCTTCGCCATCGCCAAGGCCCAGCAGCTCGGCGCCGACGTGATCGCGTTCTCCGACTCCTCGGGCTACGTCGTCGACGAGGCGGGCATCGACCTCGACCTGCTGCGCCAGGTCAAGGAGATCGAGCGCGGCCGCGTCGCCGACTACGTCGACCGCCGTCCGGGCGCCCGCCTGGTCAAGGACGGATCGATCTGGGACGTCCCCACCGACGTCGCGCTCCCCTGCGCCACCCAGAACGAGCTCGACGAGACCCAGGCGAAGCGGCTCGTCGCCAACGGCGTCGTCGCGATCGCCGAGGGCGCCAACATGCCGACGACGCCGCAGGCCGTCGCCCTCCTGCAGGACGCGGGCGTGCTGTTCGCCCCGGGCAAGGCGGCGAACGCGGGCGGCGTGGCCACCTCGGCGCTCGAGATGCAGCAGAACGCCTCGCGCGACTCGTGGACGTTCGACCACACCGAGGAGCGCCTCCTGCAGATCATGACCGGCATCCACGACCAGTGCCTGGCGACCGCCGACGAGTACGGCACCCCCGGCAACTACGTGGCCGGGGCGAACATCGCCGGCTTCACGAAGGTCGCGGACGCGATGATCGCGCTCGGCGTCATCTGA
- a CDS encoding pyridoxamine 5'-phosphate oxidase family protein yields the protein MGQQYDEISDRLAAFIAAQHLFFVGTAARDGRVNVSPKGLDSLRVLGPNRVVWLNGTGSGNETAAHLRDVNRITLMFCSFERQPLILRLYGTATEIQPDEPEWEELSGLFPPMLGARQVYDVAVDLVQTSCGYAVPFMEYSGERTLLTSWAEKKGPDGLLAYQREKNAVSIDGFPTGLRV from the coding sequence ATGGGCCAGCAATACGACGAGATCAGCGACCGGCTTGCGGCGTTCATCGCGGCACAGCACCTCTTCTTCGTCGGGACGGCGGCCCGGGACGGGCGCGTCAACGTCTCCCCGAAGGGCCTCGACTCCCTGCGGGTGCTGGGGCCGAACCGGGTGGTGTGGCTCAACGGGACCGGCAGCGGCAACGAGACCGCCGCCCACCTGCGGGACGTCAACCGGATCACGCTGATGTTCTGCTCGTTCGAGCGCCAGCCGCTGATCCTGCGCCTGTACGGGACGGCCACCGAGATCCAGCCGGACGAACCGGAGTGGGAGGAGCTGTCCGGGCTGTTCCCGCCGATGCTCGGCGCCCGACAGGTGTACGACGTCGCAGTCGACCTGGTGCAGACGTCCTGCGGCTACGCGGTGCCGTTCATGGAGTACTCCGGTGAGCGGACCTTGCTGACGTCATGGGCCGAGAAGAAGGGGCCGGACGGGCTGCTCGCATACCAGCGCGAGAAGAACGCCGTGAGCATCGACGGGTTCCCGACAGGGCTGCGGGTCTGA
- a CDS encoding YidH family protein: MSGGTHGTGERHERDRFPASVYGQGSEPDARFSLANERTFLAWIRTSLALMAGGVAALAWRRTGLALTVAMLGALRVLPAYLGASAYVFVALGAGCALTVVVASHRRYRQLCRALTSGDDAADRLPSGRLPTLLAALVAGGGLLAIAVVLGTLR, translated from the coding sequence ATGAGCGGTGGCACGCACGGCACGGGGGAACGGCACGAGCGCGACCGGTTCCCGGCCTCCGTCTACGGGCAGGGCAGCGAGCCCGACGCGCGCTTCTCGCTCGCCAACGAGCGCACCTTCCTCGCCTGGATCCGCACGTCCCTCGCGCTCATGGCGGGTGGCGTGGCCGCGCTGGCGTGGCGACGCACCGGCCTCGCGCTGACCGTGGCGATGCTCGGCGCGCTGCGCGTGCTGCCCGCGTACCTCGGCGCGTCCGCATACGTGTTCGTGGCCCTCGGCGCCGGCTGCGCGCTGACCGTCGTCGTGGCCTCCCACCGCCGCTACCGCCAGCTCTGCCGCGCGCTGACCAGCGGCGACGACGCGGCGGACCGCCTGCCGTCGGGGCGACTGCCCACGCTCCTGGCCGCCCTCGTCGCCGGTGGCGGACTGCTCGCCATCGCCGTCGTGCTCGGCACTCTCCGCTGA
- the nrdG gene encoding anaerobic ribonucleoside-triphosphate reductase activating protein, giving the protein MTSTFADRGLPSMLSSDLSATAGRTAARPAPLEPSDRWDPTVVTQGHVADYKPFTALDGEGVRCALYVSGCLFECPGCFNEAAWSFRLGTPYDDALEDRILADLAKPYVQGLSLLGGEPMLNTPVLLRLVERMRAELPGKDVWCWSGFTFEQLRATGHPQQRALLEQIDVLVDGPFRQAEKDLTLRFRGSANQRVLDVPASIQAGEAVPWLRL; this is encoded by the coding sequence ATGACCAGCACGTTCGCCGACCGAGGCCTGCCCAGCATGCTCTCCTCGGACCTCTCCGCCACGGCCGGCCGTACGGCAGCCCGGCCGGCCCCGCTGGAACCGTCCGACCGCTGGGACCCGACCGTCGTGACCCAGGGGCACGTCGCCGACTACAAACCGTTCACGGCGCTCGACGGCGAGGGCGTGCGGTGCGCGCTCTACGTGTCGGGTTGCCTGTTCGAGTGCCCGGGCTGCTTCAACGAGGCCGCGTGGTCCTTTCGGCTCGGCACCCCGTACGACGACGCTCTCGAGGACCGCATCCTGGCGGACCTGGCGAAGCCGTACGTGCAGGGCCTGTCCCTGCTGGGTGGCGAGCCGATGCTCAACACTCCGGTGCTGCTCCGCCTGGTCGAGCGCATGCGGGCCGAGCTGCCCGGCAAGGACGTCTGGTGCTGGTCCGGGTTCACGTTCGAGCAGCTCCGGGCGACGGGCCACCCTCAGCAGCGGGCGCTCCTGGAGCAGATCGACGTGCTCGTGGACGGCCCCTTCCGGCAGGCGGAGAAGGACCTGACGCTGCGGTTCCGCGGCTCGGCCAACCAGCGGGTGCTGGACGTCCCGGCCTCGATCCAGGCGGGCGAAGCCGTCCCGTGGCTACGGCTCTGA
- a CDS encoding MFS transporter → MSVTVTSPAPGVTAENTRGRVVVASMIGTSIEFYDFYVYATAAVLVFPELFFPNAQDPTTQLLSSFAVFGVAFVARPLGSILFGHFGDKVGRKTTLVASLLTMGIATVLIGVIPPAATPGWSVLAPAALVLCRFAQGLGLGGEWSGAALLATENAPEGKRAIWGTFPQLGAPIGFILANVVFITLSTTVSPEAFTSWGWRVPFLASAALVVIGLWVRLKLIETPAFRKVQEADAVVTVPLARVFRTAWTKLISGTFIMLATYVLFYLMTTFTLTFGTAAVEPEQGPAGLGYERVDFLWMLIIGVVFFGVFTLVSGPLAERFGRRKHLIAVTVAIIVFGGLFVPLFAGGTVGVQALLILGFSLMGLTFGPMAAVLPELFAANVRYTGSAIAYNVSSILGAAVAPFIAVWLWSKADGSPVLVGLYLSAMAVITLVALLLEKETRHVDYNGHIAD, encoded by the coding sequence ATGTCTGTCACCGTCACCTCGCCCGCGCCCGGCGTCACCGCCGAGAACACCCGGGGCCGGGTCGTCGTCGCGAGCATGATCGGTACGTCGATCGAGTTCTACGACTTCTACGTCTACGCCACGGCTGCCGTCCTGGTCTTCCCGGAACTGTTCTTCCCCAACGCGCAGGACCCGACCACCCAGCTCCTGAGCTCGTTCGCCGTCTTCGGCGTCGCGTTCGTCGCCCGGCCGCTCGGCTCGATCCTCTTCGGCCACTTCGGCGACAAGGTCGGCCGCAAGACCACCCTGGTGGCGTCGCTGCTGACGATGGGTATCGCCACCGTGCTCATCGGCGTCATCCCACCGGCCGCCACGCCGGGGTGGTCCGTGCTCGCACCGGCTGCCCTCGTGCTGTGCCGCTTCGCCCAGGGCCTCGGCCTCGGCGGCGAGTGGAGCGGCGCCGCGCTCCTCGCCACGGAGAACGCCCCCGAGGGCAAGCGCGCCATCTGGGGCACGTTCCCGCAGCTCGGCGCCCCGATCGGCTTCATCCTCGCCAACGTCGTCTTCATCACGCTGTCGACCACCGTCTCGCCCGAGGCGTTCACCTCGTGGGGCTGGCGGGTGCCGTTCCTGGCGTCGGCCGCCCTCGTCGTCATCGGCCTGTGGGTGCGCCTGAAGCTCATCGAGACCCCGGCCTTCCGCAAGGTGCAGGAGGCCGACGCCGTCGTCACGGTCCCCCTGGCCCGCGTGTTCCGCACCGCGTGGACCAAGCTCATCTCGGGCACGTTCATCATGCTGGCCACCTACGTGCTCTTCTACCTGATGACGACCTTCACGCTGACGTTCGGCACGGCCGCGGTCGAGCCCGAGCAGGGGCCCGCAGGCCTGGGCTACGAGCGCGTCGACTTCCTGTGGATGCTCATCATCGGTGTCGTGTTCTTCGGCGTGTTCACGCTGGTCTCGGGCCCGCTGGCCGAGCGGTTCGGCCGCCGCAAGCACCTCATCGCGGTGACGGTCGCCATCATCGTGTTCGGCGGGCTGTTCGTCCCCCTGTTCGCCGGTGGCACGGTCGGCGTGCAGGCGCTGCTCATCCTCGGCTTCTCGCTCATGGGCCTGACCTTCGGCCCGATGGCCGCGGTGCTGCCCGAGCTGTTCGCCGCGAACGTTCGCTACACGGGCTCCGCGATCGCGTACAACGTCTCGTCGATCCTCGGCGCCGCCGTCGCCCCGTTCATCGCCGTGTGGCTGTGGAGCAAGGCCGACGGCTCCCCCGTCCTCGTCGGGCTCTATCTCTCGGCGATGGCGGTCATTACGCTCGTTGCGTTGCTCCTCGAGAAGGAGACGCGGCACGTCGACTACAACGGTCACATCGCCGACTGA
- a CDS encoding polysaccharide deacetylase family protein codes for MRDSPRVLPRPQQSATDAGRVRTRLVRRLGVALAATLVVALGAPLALNAVAADRPVLGVTVDGVSRRDAWTDVDAAAATLAAERATATLTVTAGGLSDTRTLADLGLVDSTDAVRVALLDASRGGTFWQDAVDQTRALWRGARVAAPPDTFDPDGLAAAVDAIAAQVATPPVDAAIDPAGGQVTVRPEVPGTRLDTVAAQRAILDAVEDDRGAVDLPTTPVPAAITTDDLEPVAATLRAAVARPLELVAGGTRRTIAPERVLAALPVMVDDDGPRVGVDAVALDADLDALAAEVDVDARLRIVMSGTVVAPGADGRRLDRTAADKAVLAELRARAAGQGADAVEIPVTTLPTRVQEATPGAFDDPRTVHLTFDDGPGAHTEKILDILADRGVHATFYVIGERAQRYPDTVRRILAEGHRLGNHSLTHADLTTLTPEQVAAELATTQEILTEITGVRPTAFRPPFGAVDDVVRAVAEAESLSIDLWDVDPEDWRGPGAAVVRDRVLDAARPGSVVLLHVLRQGTVDALPQIIDRLRADGLELD; via the coding sequence GTGCGCGACAGCCCGCGCGTGCTGCCCCGGCCGCAGCAGTCGGCGACCGATGCTGGACGGGTGCGGACCCGGCTGGTACGACGGCTCGGCGTCGCCCTCGCGGCGACGCTCGTCGTCGCGCTCGGCGCGCCGCTCGCGCTCAACGCCGTCGCCGCCGACCGGCCGGTGCTCGGTGTGACCGTCGACGGCGTCAGCCGCCGTGACGCCTGGACCGACGTCGACGCCGCCGCCGCGACCCTCGCCGCCGAGCGGGCCACCGCCACGCTCACGGTCACGGCGGGCGGGCTCAGCGACACCCGCACGCTCGCCGACCTCGGCCTCGTCGACAGCACCGATGCCGTGCGCGTCGCACTCCTCGACGCCAGCCGTGGCGGCACCTTCTGGCAGGACGCCGTCGACCAGACCCGCGCACTGTGGCGAGGCGCGCGCGTCGCCGCACCGCCGGACACGTTCGACCCGGACGGCCTCGCGGCCGCCGTCGACGCGATCGCCGCCCAGGTGGCGACCCCGCCTGTCGATGCCGCGATCGACCCTGCAGGCGGTCAGGTCACGGTGCGGCCGGAGGTTCCCGGCACCCGTCTCGACACGGTCGCGGCGCAGCGTGCGATCCTCGACGCCGTGGAAGACGATCGCGGCGCCGTCGACCTGCCGACCACGCCCGTCCCGGCTGCCATCACGACGGACGACCTGGAGCCGGTGGCGGCCACGCTCCGTGCCGCCGTCGCGCGGCCGCTCGAGCTGGTGGCCGGCGGGACGCGGCGCACGATCGCGCCCGAGCGCGTGCTCGCGGCGCTCCCCGTCATGGTCGACGACGACGGGCCGCGCGTCGGGGTGGACGCCGTCGCGCTCGATGCCGACCTCGACGCCCTCGCCGCCGAGGTCGACGTCGACGCACGGTTGCGCATCGTCATGTCCGGCACCGTCGTCGCGCCCGGCGCGGACGGCCGCCGGCTGGACCGCACGGCAGCCGATAAGGCCGTGCTCGCCGAGCTCCGAGCCCGCGCGGCGGGCCAGGGCGCCGACGCCGTCGAGATCCCCGTGACCACCCTGCCGACCCGCGTGCAGGAGGCGACGCCGGGCGCCTTCGACGACCCCAGGACCGTGCACCTCACGTTCGACGACGGCCCCGGCGCGCACACCGAGAAGATCCTCGACATCCTCGCCGACCGGGGCGTGCACGCCACGTTCTACGTCATCGGTGAGCGCGCGCAGCGCTACCCGGACACCGTCCGGCGCATCCTCGCCGAGGGGCACCGCCTGGGGAACCACTCGCTCACCCACGCCGACCTCACGACGCTCACCCCCGAGCAGGTCGCCGCCGAGCTCGCGACGACGCAGGAGATCCTCACGGAGATCACCGGCGTGCGGCCGACGGCGTTCCGGCCGCCGTTCGGTGCCGTCGACGACGTCGTGCGGGCGGTGGCCGAGGCCGAGAGCCTGTCGATCGACCTGTGGGACGTCGACCCGGAGGACTGGCGCGGCCCGGGCGCCGCCGTCGTCCGCGACCGGGTCCTCGACGCGGCACGGCCGGGCAGCGTCGTCCTGCTGCACGTGCTGCGGCAGGGCACGGTCGACGCCCTGCCGCAGATCATCGACCGGCTGCGTGCCGACGGGCTCGAGCTCGACTGA